From Spirosoma aerolatum, one genomic window encodes:
- a CDS encoding aldose 1-epimerase — translation MPFQITTQPFGPLPTGSTPLTEYMLEHTETGEFITVIPEFGAILRRLVLRKGDHLFALIQAPESPQALLADESYASAFLYPFASRIRHGIYQFDGTDYAVKMNEVHRDNAIHGFVHGRPFTVVNEEVTSTHAQLVLRYSYEGDTFGYPFPFVLTVTYQLTQANRLLHGSNPASDRMCALKISYTAQNTGTTRAPAAFGWHPYFTFTEDAERTAEFVDGMTLALPGRTAIVLDDHLIPVSHYPFQPAEVIDLHKRQLDTPFLITPTSLPTDSESFAETILTSGETGARLIVGQQTGEGKLNYLVCYTPPRRDSIAIEPQTANVNAFNNGEGLAVLSPGDTLSGTIWVRLD, via the coding sequence ATGCCATTTCAGATCACTACCCAACCATTTGGCCCTCTACCGACGGGCAGTACTCCACTTACCGAATACATGCTTGAACACACCGAAACCGGTGAATTCATTACGGTAATACCAGAATTTGGTGCAATTCTGCGTCGATTAGTCCTTCGAAAAGGCGATCATCTGTTCGCACTGATTCAGGCCCCGGAATCCCCTCAGGCGCTACTGGCCGACGAAAGCTATGCCAGTGCATTCCTGTATCCTTTTGCCAGCCGGATTCGACATGGCATTTACCAGTTTGACGGGACCGACTATGCCGTAAAAATGAACGAAGTTCACCGCGACAATGCTATACACGGTTTTGTTCATGGGCGTCCTTTCACGGTGGTCAATGAAGAAGTGACCTCAACGCATGCTCAACTAGTTCTTCGCTATTCGTATGAGGGTGATACATTCGGCTATCCATTTCCCTTCGTCCTGACCGTTACATACCAATTGACTCAGGCAAATCGGCTCCTGCACGGCAGCAACCCCGCCAGCGATCGAATGTGTGCGCTGAAAATCAGCTACACGGCCCAGAATACGGGAACAACGCGGGCCCCCGCTGCCTTCGGATGGCACCCCTATTTTACATTTACCGAAGACGCTGAACGAACGGCTGAGTTTGTTGACGGAATGACACTCGCATTGCCAGGCCGAACCGCTATTGTACTCGACGACCACCTGATTCCTGTCAGTCATTACCCATTTCAGCCTGCCGAAGTCATCGACCTCCACAAACGTCAGTTAGATACGCCATTTCTGATCACGCCAACCAGCCTGCCAACCGACAGTGAGTCTTTCGCTGAAACCATTCTAACGTCAGGAGAAACAGGGGCACGGCTAATTGTTGGACAACAAACCGGCGAAGGGAAACTGAATTACCTAGTATGCTATACTCCACCCCGACGCGACAGTATTGCCATTGAACCTCAAACGGCTAATGTAAATGCGTTCAACAATGGTGAAGGTTTAGCCGTTCTCTCTCCTGGCGACACGCTTTCCGGTACCATCTGGGTGCGACTGGATTAG
- a CDS encoding class I SAM-dependent methyltransferase, translating to MAFQKPESSQSIYEPEFVEKLFNEMSLTYERMNTITSFGFSNRWRRQCVFELAIQPGQVVVDLMTGMGETWDYICQRIGPDGMLIGVDFSAGMLQYADQKRQRKRFAQHTIHLYKQNVLAGTLPDQSADHVIVSFGLKTFNSDQINQLAQEINRILKPGGQFSCIEVSVPRPTLLRALYIFYLRRVIPVLGAVFLGNPETYRMLGIYCTEFKNTQQAQQLFQKAGLSCRTTRYFFGCASGIVGKKSI from the coding sequence ATGGCCTTTCAAAAACCCGAGTCATCCCAATCAATTTACGAGCCTGAATTTGTTGAAAAGCTTTTCAACGAAATGAGCCTTACCTACGAGCGTATGAATACGATTACCTCGTTTGGCTTTTCGAATCGATGGCGTCGGCAATGCGTGTTTGAACTAGCTATTCAGCCGGGGCAGGTTGTGGTTGACCTGATGACAGGTATGGGCGAAACCTGGGACTACATCTGTCAGCGAATTGGGCCTGATGGCATGTTGATTGGGGTTGATTTTTCAGCAGGGATGCTCCAATACGCGGATCAGAAACGACAACGAAAGCGATTTGCTCAGCATACGATTCACCTCTACAAACAAAACGTATTGGCGGGAACGTTACCAGACCAATCGGCTGATCATGTGATTGTTTCATTCGGACTTAAAACCTTCAATAGCGACCAAATCAACCAGTTAGCCCAGGAAATAAACCGGATTCTTAAACCGGGCGGCCAGTTTTCATGCATCGAAGTTTCTGTCCCCAGGCCCACGCTGCTTCGGGCACTCTATATCTTCTATCTGCGCCGGGTTATTCCTGTTCTCGGTGCTGTATTTCTGGGTAACCCGGAAACGTATCGCATGCTGGGAATTTATTGTACGGAGTTTAAGAATACACAACAGGCTCAACAACTCTTTCAGAAAGCAGGGCTATCCTGCCGTACCACACGTTATTTCTTCGGATGCGCTTCAGGGATTGTAGGCAAAAAGTCTATTTAA
- a CDS encoding TIGR02757 family protein, with translation MSPVNFSSIKIFLDAKADQYNRPSFIERDPISIPHRFSQKQDIEIMGFWAAVLAWGQRPVILKKSAELVDLMDGAPYDFIRNHQESDLKRFLSFKHRTFNPTDALYFLHFFRQYYQQHESLEDAFLPDKAVQSDTTPTVETGLIAFHDHFCGLTDFFPERTRKHIATPIRNSSCKRLLMFLRWMVRHDDRGVDFGLWPRIRPEQLVIPIDVHVNRVARQLGLLIRPQTDWKAALELTETLRQFDPSDPVRYDFALFGLGVEGEM, from the coding sequence ATGAGCCCCGTCAATTTTTCGTCCATAAAGATTTTTTTAGATGCAAAGGCCGATCAATACAATCGGCCTTCGTTCATTGAGCGCGATCCGATCAGCATCCCCCATCGATTCAGCCAGAAGCAGGATATTGAAATCATGGGATTCTGGGCGGCCGTCCTGGCCTGGGGACAACGCCCCGTAATTCTGAAAAAATCGGCTGAACTTGTTGACCTCATGGACGGCGCACCTTACGATTTCATTCGGAATCATCAGGAGAGTGATCTAAAGCGTTTTCTATCATTCAAACACCGCACGTTCAACCCAACCGATGCTCTCTATTTCCTTCACTTTTTCCGCCAATATTACCAGCAGCACGAGTCGCTGGAAGATGCTTTTTTGCCGGATAAGGCCGTTCAATCAGATACAACCCCAACCGTCGAAACAGGTCTGATTGCCTTTCACGACCATTTTTGTGGCCTTACCGACTTTTTCCCCGAGCGTACCCGGAAGCACATTGCCACACCAATCCGCAACTCATCCTGCAAGCGGCTTCTCATGTTTCTGCGCTGGATGGTTCGTCATGACGATCGGGGGGTTGATTTTGGTTTATGGCCCCGTATCCGACCTGAGCAGCTGGTAATTCCTATTGATGTACATGTTAACCGGGTAGCCCGCCAATTAGGGTTGCTGATCCGCCCGCAAACCGACTGGAAAGCCGCTTTGGAACTGACCGAAACCCTTCGTCAATTCGACCCATCGGACCCCGTCCGCTACGATTTTGCCCTGTTTGGTCTCGGCGTTGAAGGCGAAATGTAA
- a CDS encoding NADAR family protein — protein sequence MTEMTYSLEWLIENFERGRRIKYLFFWGHQKSKTGDLIASCFSQWWTSPFIVDKVKYNTAEHWMMAQKALLFGDQEVYEKIIVAKSPAEAKTLGRQVHNFDEAIWNSKRFEIVVEGSLQKFTQHQDLKEFLVKTKERVLVEASPVDKIWGIGLAADSDKAENPKRWNGLNLLGFALMEVRDLLKK from the coding sequence ATGACTGAAATGACATACAGTTTAGAGTGGCTGATAGAAAATTTTGAACGAGGGAGACGAATTAAATACTTGTTCTTTTGGGGGCATCAGAAAAGTAAAACTGGTGATTTGATAGCGTCTTGTTTTAGCCAGTGGTGGACATCACCGTTTATCGTTGACAAGGTCAAATACAACACGGCAGAGCATTGGATGATGGCCCAAAAAGCCTTGCTATTTGGTGACCAAGAAGTTTATGAAAAAATCATCGTTGCCAAATCGCCAGCCGAAGCCAAAACACTTGGTAGGCAAGTTCATAACTTTGATGAAGCCATTTGGAACAGCAAACGCTTTGAGATCGTAGTTGAGGGCAGTCTACAGAAATTCACTCAACATCAAGACCTTAAAGAGTTCTTGGTCAAAACCAAAGAGAGAGTATTAGTTGAAGCCAGTCCGGTAGACAAAATTTGGGGTATTGGTCTGGCGGCTGACAGCGACAAGGCTGAGAATCCTAAGCGGTGGAACGGATTAAATTTGCTGGGCTTTGCTCTGATGGAAGTACGAGACTTGCTTAAAAAGTAA
- the porX gene encoding T9SS response regulator signal transducer PorX → MQNYSILWADDEIDLLKPHILFLKNKGYDVTSVNSGADALDEVENNNYDVVFLDEMMPGMTGLETLSQIKQMRPNLPVVMITKSEEEHIMEEAIGSKIADYLIKPLNPNQILLSVKKILDNKRLVTERTNIGYQQDFRNISMQYNDRMDFDEWADVYKKLIYWELELDGSQDRSMSEVMNMQKSEANAEFCKFVIDNYEDWLNDPKMSSPIMSHQLMRKKVFPLLNQGGNQAPLFFILVDNLRYDQWKVIEPILAEYFTVEEETSYYSILPTTTGFARNAIFSGMMPSEMERKHPDLWVNDDSEDEGLNNHEEEFLRRQLDQSRLNVKMSYNKILNVNQGKALVDNFNNLFQNQLNVVVYNFVDMLSHARTDMAMIKELAPDESAYRSITRSWFLHSPLLEFVQKIAAKGGRLIVTTDHGMIRVQKPAKIVGYRETNTNLRYKQGKNLGFDEDHLFVGRKPERLFLPKPHVSTAYVFTLEDYFFAYPNNYNYYVNHYRNTFQHGGVSLEEMIIPFAFLRAK, encoded by the coding sequence ATGCAAAATTACTCGATACTCTGGGCCGATGACGAAATAGATTTGCTGAAACCCCATATCCTATTTTTGAAAAATAAGGGATATGATGTCACCTCTGTGAATAGCGGGGCCGATGCGTTGGATGAAGTAGAAAACAACAATTACGATGTCGTTTTCCTCGACGAGATGATGCCGGGGATGACTGGTCTGGAAACCCTTTCCCAAATCAAACAAATGCGTCCGAACCTACCCGTCGTAATGATTACGAAGAGTGAGGAGGAGCATATAATGGAGGAAGCTATCGGCTCAAAAATTGCCGATTATTTAATAAAGCCCCTGAATCCCAATCAAATTCTGCTGTCAGTTAAAAAGATACTGGACAATAAGCGGCTCGTTACCGAACGAACGAACATCGGATATCAGCAGGACTTTCGGAATATATCCATGCAGTATAACGACCGGATGGATTTTGACGAGTGGGCGGATGTCTATAAAAAGTTAATCTATTGGGAACTGGAGTTGGATGGATCGCAGGACCGGAGTATGTCGGAAGTGATGAACATGCAGAAAAGCGAAGCCAATGCCGAATTCTGCAAGTTCGTGATCGATAATTATGAAGACTGGCTGAACGATCCGAAAATGAGCAGCCCGATCATGTCGCATCAACTGATGCGAAAAAAGGTGTTTCCATTACTGAACCAGGGCGGTAACCAGGCCCCGCTGTTCTTTATCCTGGTCGATAATCTACGTTACGATCAGTGGAAAGTTATTGAGCCGATCCTGGCCGAATATTTTACGGTGGAAGAAGAAACCTCGTACTACTCTATTCTGCCGACAACGACCGGCTTTGCCCGAAATGCTATTTTCTCAGGCATGATGCCCAGCGAGATGGAGCGCAAACACCCCGATCTTTGGGTGAATGATGATAGTGAAGACGAGGGGTTGAACAACCACGAAGAAGAGTTTCTGCGACGACAGCTCGATCAGAGCCGCCTGAATGTAAAGATGTCGTATAACAAGATTCTAAACGTGAATCAGGGCAAAGCACTGGTCGATAATTTCAATAACCTGTTTCAGAACCAGTTGAACGTGGTGGTTTATAACTTTGTGGATATGCTGTCGCATGCCCGCACCGACATGGCCATGATTAAAGAACTAGCTCCCGACGAATCGGCTTATCGGTCGATCACTCGTTCGTGGTTCCTGCATTCACCCCTGCTGGAGTTTGTCCAGAAGATTGCGGCCAAAGGTGGACGACTCATCGTAACAACGGACCATGGCATGATTCGGGTCCAGAAACCGGCCAAAATTGTGGGCTATCGCGAAACGAATACCAATCTGCGCTATAAACAGGGTAAAAACCTCGGATTCGACGAAGATCACCTGTTTGTTGGCCGTAAACCCGAACGGTTGTTCCTGCCGAAACCTCACGTATCGACGGCATACGTTTTCACCCTGGAAGATTACTTCTTCGCGTATCCGAACAATTATAATTACTACGTGAATCACTACCGCAATACATTCCAGCATGGAGGAGTATCGCTGGAGGAAATGATTATTCCGTTTGCCTTTTTACGAGCAAAGTAA
- a CDS encoding transposase, producing MAKHSTPKRKYTAEFKADVLRLVANGEPILAVARKMGISDSIIHAWRAAEKRTKGEKNNHPLWKMKWSRSNDNSVKPKWSERF from the coding sequence ATGGCCAAACATTCAACTCCCAAACGAAAGTACACCGCTGAATTCAAAGCCGATGTGCTGCGCCTGGTTGCCAACGGCGAACCCATCCTTGCCGTAGCTCGTAAAATGGGCATCAGCGATAGCATCATCCATGCCTGGCGGGCGGCTGAAAAAAGAACAAAGGGGGAAAAGAACAATCATCCGCTTTGGAAGATGAAGTGGAGTCGCTCAAACGACAACTCCGTCAAACCGAAATGGAGCGAGAGATTTTAA
- a CDS encoding Rpn family recombination-promoting nuclease/putative transposase encodes METGIYIPIISDYGFKATFGNEADSLFLRTALQALIKSETPIRDVRFDKNVFEALTIDSRSGIFDLACTDENGSQFIVEMQLGFAPHFVQRMKFYALHKFNTVVERGEFDYANLPKIYAIAILAKSILPTANFHTIANLRSEAGEIIDSQMTFITVELSKFNKQVAEIETDLDKLVYTMKTLHTTEPTQYPAFWNEEWLKRAIDELDTRKMTPEERAYFARVTAANAEAVKAEKQKIREAEVSIKTEAVTKLLKRGKLTVEEIAEDSSVSIDFVLEIQHRLTNNLQG; translated from the coding sequence ATGGAAACAGGTATATACATTCCCATTATTTCGGACTACGGTTTCAAAGCCACTTTCGGTAACGAAGCTGATAGCTTATTCCTTCGTACCGCTTTACAGGCGCTCATCAAATCCGAGACGCCCATTCGAGACGTTAGGTTCGACAAAAACGTATTTGAGGCACTAACTATTGACAGTCGAAGCGGCATTTTTGATTTGGCTTGTACCGATGAAAACGGCAGTCAGTTCATTGTCGAAATGCAGTTAGGATTTGCACCTCATTTTGTGCAGCGTATGAAGTTTTATGCCCTACACAAGTTCAATACAGTGGTGGAGCGGGGTGAGTTTGATTATGCCAACTTGCCCAAAATATACGCCATTGCCATTCTGGCGAAGAGCATTTTACCAACTGCTAATTTCCATACGATTGCCAATTTGAGGAGCGAAGCGGGTGAAATCATTGATAGCCAGATGACGTTCATTACGGTAGAATTGAGTAAGTTTAACAAACAGGTTGCTGAGATAGAAACTGACTTAGATAAACTGGTATATACGATGAAGACGCTCCATACGACCGAACCGACTCAGTATCCCGCTTTCTGGAATGAGGAATGGCTCAAGCGGGCGATTGATGAGTTAGACACGCGGAAGATGACTCCTGAAGAAAGGGCTTACTTTGCTCGTGTGACAGCGGCTAATGCCGAAGCGGTGAAGGCTGAGAAACAAAAAATTCGAGAAGCTGAAGTGTCGATAAAAACCGAGGCTGTTACGAAATTATTAAAGCGTGGTAAACTGACAGTCGAGGAGATAGCAGAAGACAGTTCAGTTAGTATTGACTTTGTACTTGAAATTCAGCACCGGCTAACAAATAATTTGCAAGGTTAG
- a CDS encoding LysM peptidoglycan-binding domain-containing protein, whose product MKTISLYSTLLLLSGSICSSLPSARATTVNIVHTFSTDSLRIEKKDGKRFIVHRVDEGQTLYAISRKYKRSVAEIKAANPEMKDAVRYDQLILIPVPDGTLSRKEEKVIDKAIKKQEKEAKREAREREKETEKVTEAKPVAKAEKIPEKEVKKSDDPAQSGIHVVEAGQTLYSLANRYGVSQADIRKWNNLPGNNVLIGQPLIVSEKAYQDRTPSNSVVTTKSPDAPSRPTPAHPVDTNTNESRPHESRPTPHTEPKSDHRNENDTPTRPSATGTKPSEPEPEPPRPGNDAPMPTQGRRISSSGVAEMIEGTDGSGKYLALHRTAPIGTLVQVRNEFNNQSLWVKVIGRLPNTGINDKILIKLSSQAFAKLSPEDRRFRAEVSYIVR is encoded by the coding sequence ATGAAAACGATTTCCCTCTATTCAACGCTGTTGCTTTTAAGTGGATCTATTTGCTCGAGTCTTCCTTCAGCGCGGGCAACTACTGTAAACATCGTTCACACCTTTAGCACTGATTCCCTTCGTATTGAGAAAAAAGATGGAAAGCGGTTTATCGTACACCGGGTCGATGAAGGGCAAACACTTTACGCGATTTCCCGAAAATACAAACGATCAGTTGCCGAGATTAAAGCCGCCAATCCCGAAATGAAAGACGCTGTTCGCTACGATCAGCTTATTCTGATTCCGGTTCCCGACGGAACGCTGAGCCGAAAAGAAGAAAAGGTCATTGATAAAGCGATAAAAAAACAGGAAAAAGAAGCCAAACGAGAAGCCCGCGAGCGAGAGAAAGAAACAGAAAAAGTTACAGAAGCAAAACCCGTAGCCAAAGCGGAAAAAATCCCTGAAAAAGAAGTCAAAAAATCAGACGATCCGGCTCAGTCGGGCATCCACGTCGTTGAAGCAGGGCAAACCCTGTATAGCCTTGCGAATCGATATGGCGTATCGCAGGCCGATATTCGCAAATGGAACAACCTGCCCGGCAATAATGTACTCATCGGCCAGCCACTGATTGTTTCGGAAAAAGCGTATCAGGACCGTACCCCATCCAATTCGGTAGTCACCACCAAATCGCCTGATGCGCCAAGCCGCCCAACACCCGCTCATCCGGTCGATACAAACACCAATGAGTCGCGCCCCCACGAGTCCCGCCCTACTCCTCACACTGAACCCAAATCAGACCACCGAAACGAAAACGATACACCTACCCGTCCGTCGGCAACCGGAACGAAGCCTTCCGAACCCGAGCCGGAACCGCCCCGTCCAGGCAACGACGCCCCCATGCCAACCCAGGGCCGTCGCATTTCATCAAGTGGTGTTGCCGAAATGATTGAAGGTACCGATGGATCAGGTAAATACCTTGCCCTGCACCGCACTGCCCCTATTGGAACGCTGGTACAGGTCCGAAACGAGTTCAATAATCAAAGCTTATGGGTAAAAGTCATTGGGCGGCTACCCAATACCGGGATTAACGACAAGATTCTGATTAAGCTCTCAAGTCAGGCTTTCGCGAAACTTTCGCCCGAGGATCGGCGTTTTCGGGCAGAGGTAAGTTATATAGTGCGATAA
- a CDS encoding ScyD/ScyE family protein, whose protein sequence is MFPKRYYFPSMLTLMIVSIIVFGVASCVIQDHRIPSPEGLTAAQGPPFASGLKSPIGLTDDPKGNLWVTEAGSGTVNNGQVTVITPAGAMYPAITGFVSAISPENSPEGLNHLAYRDGKLYILHGVEEKLYIVDISGFVPGVSSPISASTLTGFDIGTFVRKAHTNAPDPEDSNPYNLTFGPNGDLFITDAGGNAIIRRDKTTGNLSVYAIFPDTPNPGFPGAPGPPTLDPVPTGIVFDGSNFFVTSLVGFPFPAGQSKIYQVAGAGTPPLSPSIYKSGFSGLTDLTFTSGGQLLVTEFGFSTTARVASGDDPNKTLFSPAITPVDILLSSSGTDTYYVLYYGPGIIVKMTAK, encoded by the coding sequence ATGTTCCCGAAACGCTACTATTTCCCTTCCATGCTAACCCTGATGATCGTTAGCATTATTGTTTTTGGCGTTGCCAGTTGCGTGATACAGGACCACCGAATTCCCAGCCCAGAAGGTCTGACAGCCGCTCAGGGGCCACCTTTTGCCTCTGGATTAAAATCGCCCATTGGCCTTACCGATGATCCTAAAGGCAATCTGTGGGTTACCGAAGCTGGTAGTGGCACGGTCAATAATGGCCAGGTAACAGTCATTACGCCAGCAGGAGCTATGTATCCCGCTATTACCGGCTTTGTCTCGGCTATCAGCCCCGAAAATTCGCCGGAGGGTCTCAACCATCTGGCCTACAGAGACGGTAAGCTGTATATCCTGCACGGTGTAGAAGAAAAACTTTACATTGTTGATATTTCGGGTTTCGTTCCGGGCGTCAGTTCACCTATTTCAGCCAGCACCCTCACTGGTTTTGATATAGGCACCTTCGTTCGCAAAGCCCACACCAACGCACCTGACCCGGAAGACTCGAATCCGTATAACCTTACCTTTGGCCCCAATGGCGATCTGTTCATAACCGACGCGGGTGGTAACGCTATTATTCGCCGGGATAAAACAACGGGTAACCTGAGTGTATACGCTATTTTCCCCGATACCCCCAATCCAGGCTTTCCGGGCGCTCCGGGTCCTCCTACGCTCGATCCTGTACCGACCGGCATTGTCTTTGATGGCTCGAACTTCTTCGTCACGTCGCTGGTCGGATTTCCGTTCCCCGCTGGGCAATCAAAAATATACCAGGTGGCTGGTGCAGGTACGCCCCCCCTTTCGCCATCTATCTACAAGTCAGGTTTTTCGGGCTTGACCGACTTAACGTTCACATCGGGAGGTCAGTTGCTGGTTACGGAATTTGGCTTTTCGACCACGGCTCGGGTAGCCAGCGGTGACGATCCGAATAAGACGTTGTTTTCGCCAGCCATCACCCCTGTCGACATTCTGTTAAGCTCGTCCGGTACAGATACCTATTATGTGCTGTACTACGGTCCTGGAATTATCGTTAAGATGACTGCCAAGTAA
- a CDS encoding IS3 family transposase, producing the protein MIYQFIQQEEPNFPIRLLCNTLEVSKSSYYAYRSGQTFQVSQNDQQMTTHIQEIFWENRRRYGSRRVQKALLEEGIALGRHRIRRLIEQHNWQAIQPRSFVPRTTDSSHGLRPCPNLLLELGIPVRPDQAWVGDITYLPLTGGDWVYLASWLDLFSRRIVGWCVDLTMEESLIIRAFDQATALRRPKSGLIVHSDQGGQYFGKVFQKWLDKWACRQSMAEKDNPYQNAHAESLWSRLKAELLEDGCFDNLQDAHDELFNYIEGYVL; encoded by the coding sequence TTGATTTACCAATTCATCCAGCAGGAAGAGCCCAACTTTCCAATAAGATTGTTGTGTAACACGTTGGAAGTCAGCAAAAGTAGTTACTATGCTTACCGATCCGGCCAAACCTTTCAAGTCTCCCAGAACGATCAACAGATGACAACTCACATTCAGGAAATTTTCTGGGAAAACCGTCGACGATATGGTAGTCGTCGAGTGCAGAAAGCGCTGCTTGAAGAGGGGATAGCATTGGGGCGTCATCGAATCAGACGGCTTATAGAACAACACAATTGGCAAGCGATTCAGCCCCGCAGTTTTGTTCCCCGCACTACCGATTCAAGTCACGGCTTGCGTCCCTGCCCCAATTTATTGCTGGAACTGGGCATACCTGTTCGGCCTGATCAGGCTTGGGTGGGGGATATAACATACCTACCGCTTACTGGTGGAGATTGGGTATATTTAGCGAGTTGGTTAGACTTGTTCTCGCGCCGGATTGTCGGTTGGTGTGTCGATTTAACGATGGAAGAGAGCTTGATTATTAGGGCCTTCGATCAAGCTACTGCCTTACGGCGGCCCAAATCGGGCTTAATTGTGCATTCGGACCAAGGTGGCCAGTATTTCGGTAAAGTTTTTCAGAAATGGCTCGACAAATGGGCTTGCCGCCAGAGCATGGCCGAGAAAGATAACCCTTATCAGAATGCTCATGCGGAATCCTTGTGGAGCCGTCTGAAAGCTGAATTGTTAGAAGATGGTTGCTTTGATAATCTTCAAGACGCTCACGATGAGCTATTTAATTATATTGAAGGGTATGTATTATAA
- a CDS encoding ROK family protein, which translates to MNATVMSDDSLGQQSVVDYKKKQKQRKALAYLYYEGNSTLAQLTKMLHGSVPSVTGLIEELIDDQWVSPIGIAIGSNGRRPVLFGLNTKRNYIAILDVSTHDTKVLLMDARRNLVFREDYPFRIVDNPTFLPSLVQCFRNALATSGLSDSDILAIGISMPGLIDAHRSLNLTYKSLNPANTSLANWFSKQTGKPVYLINDTKATVLGESRFGRAKGKKQVLAINIDWGVGLGIVVNGEVFQGASGFAGELGHIQVDPAGELCHCGKIGCLNTITSASALVSRAKRDILAGQPSKLAGFRERIEELDIDELILAAQQDDMYAIQILNEAGFQLGKGLSVAISLLNPEMIVVDGILAKASTFILTSIEQAIRQYCLGDFQNDLRIEVTQLNGAANWLGTHAYVMENSIATL; encoded by the coding sequence ATGAATGCTACCGTTATGTCCGACGACTCACTGGGTCAACAGTCGGTGGTTGATTATAAAAAAAAGCAAAAACAGCGTAAAGCCCTTGCCTATCTGTATTATGAAGGCAACAGCACACTGGCCCAACTCACAAAGATGTTGCATGGCAGCGTTCCTTCTGTAACGGGTCTGATCGAAGAACTGATTGATGATCAATGGGTATCGCCAATCGGCATAGCGATTGGGAGCAATGGTCGGCGCCCGGTGTTGTTTGGTCTGAATACAAAACGTAATTATATCGCCATACTCGACGTAAGTACACACGACACCAAAGTTCTACTGATGGATGCTCGTCGTAATTTGGTTTTTCGTGAAGACTATCCCTTCCGAATCGTCGATAACCCAACCTTTTTACCGTCGCTGGTACAGTGTTTTAGGAACGCTCTGGCGACTTCCGGACTGAGCGACAGCGATATACTAGCCATTGGAATCTCTATGCCAGGGCTCATTGATGCACACCGTAGCTTAAATCTTACCTATAAAAGTCTTAACCCTGCTAATACCTCATTAGCTAACTGGTTCTCTAAACAGACCGGCAAGCCCGTTTATCTAATCAACGACACCAAAGCCACCGTACTGGGAGAAAGCCGTTTTGGCCGGGCAAAAGGCAAAAAACAAGTGCTCGCCATCAATATTGACTGGGGTGTCGGGCTGGGTATTGTTGTCAATGGTGAAGTCTTCCAGGGGGCAAGTGGCTTTGCAGGCGAGTTAGGTCATATTCAGGTTGATCCGGCTGGAGAACTTTGCCATTGCGGGAAAATCGGTTGCCTGAATACCATCACATCCGCTTCGGCGCTGGTTAGCCGGGCGAAACGCGATATTCTGGCCGGGCAACCCTCTAAGCTGGCAGGTTTTCGTGAGCGGATAGAAGAGCTCGATATTGATGAGCTGATTCTTGCGGCTCAGCAAGACGATATGTATGCTATCCAAATCCTGAACGAAGCCGGTTTCCAGCTAGGAAAAGGGTTGTCGGTAGCCATCAGCCTGCTCAATCCTGAAATGATTGTTGTGGATGGCATACTTGCTAAAGCATCCACCTTCATTCTGACCTCTATCGAGCAAGCCATCCGACAGTATTGCCTGGGTGATTTTCAAAATGATCTGCGCATCGAAGTTACCCAGCTCAACGGGGCCGCCAACTGGCTAGGTACCCATGCCTATGTAATGGAAAATAGTATCGCTACGCTCTAA